The stretch of DNA TTCCTCCTCGGATACGTCTTCGAGGCAGCCCAGGTTCACCCCATACATTTCGCCGAGCGGCGTTTCGGTGCCGTGACCGAATGCACGCACGCCGCAGTGCCTGCAGAAGAAGTGCTCGTTCTTGCGCGTGTTGAAGAGATACTTCGTGAGATCGCCCTCGCCGCTCAGCAGGCGAAAGTTCTCGGGCCTCGCGATCGCCGGCCAGAATCGGGTGCGCCGGCAGATCGAGCAGTTGCAGCGGAAGGACGGCTGCGTCAGGTCGAGGTCGGCCTCGAAGCGCACCGCTCCGCAGTGGCACGAGCCGCGGTAGGTCTTGATCATCTGCGGTCACACGGCATAGGTGGATACCTCGACGAGATTCCCGTCCGGGTCGCGAAAGTAGACGGACATGATCGGTCCGAGCGCTCCGGTTCTCGCAATCGGCCCTTCTTCAGTCACCACATCGCAGCGACGCAGATGCTCGACGATCGCCGCGACCGGTGAAGAAACGATAAAGCACAGGTCTGCCGAACCGGGCGTGGGGTGCCGCGCATGCGGAGACAGCGGCGCGTGTGCGGGGTGAATATTGATCTTGGATTGGCCGAAGGCGAGTGCTCTTCGCCCGGCGCCGAAGGTGACCGCCGACATGCCGAGCACCTTCTCGTAGAAGGAGATCGTCGCTTCGACGTCTCTGACCGTCAGAACGAAGTGATCGAGTCGCTCGACCTGCACTGACTTCTCCTTCGTGACGCCAAGCCTGAAGAGCGTGCCGTCCGGGCGACTAGCGTTTGACCGCCAGGAGCAGCACGCCGACCGCCACCAGGCCGATGCCCGACCATTCGCGCAGGGTCGG from Betaproteobacteria bacterium encodes:
- a CDS encoding VOC family protein translates to MQVERLDHFVLTVRDVEATISFYEKVLGMSAVTFGAGRRALAFGQSKINIHPAHAPLSPHARHPTPGSADLCFIVSSPVAAIVEHLRRCDVVTEEGPIARTGALGPIMSVYFRDPDGNLVEVSTYAV
- a CDS encoding GFA family protein, with amino-acid sequence MIKTYRGSCHCGAVRFEADLDLTQPSFRCNCSICRRTRFWPAIARPENFRLLSGEGDLTKYLFNTRKNEHFFCRHCGVRAFGHGTETPLGEMYGVNLGCLEDVSEEE